A single window of Chitinophaga sp. XS-30 DNA harbors:
- a CDS encoding RagB/SusD family nutrient uptake outer membrane protein, translated as MKKIIHFILTVSVFAGLSSCEKFLDEKPIHALTDENAITSASKAKAAIGGIYATFQNDNWAGALFGAHASKAGFMNYVQGDYNMEYSQTSGGNTACWQAFYKSLNAANFAIAGISQLPAAAISAAEKDAMLAEARCLRAWVHANLLWNYGHWWSDDADPDGLLYRDEVMDLKNVRRARISVGESYAKIYEDLDAAIASLHDISSPRYVSKQFAQALKAKLLLYRGGYQNDQVALKASLDLVNDVLTNHPASFAMEADMNDIYRNAWDSKENLFVRYLEDNGTRTSSGGYYYTYGLVYAGNKLPLPVGGTLTAGLRYGVDWFKADPRWDVATGPVRSPETWDNTFNHTFKKVCRLGSYAGRNTSPTDEKYAAYYFRFAELYLMKAELLARTGATAAAAIAPVNEMRARRTTPALPALVPADINDAMNMIFKEIFIELCLENGSEFFAAVRFKNNGQPWIVTIKDAKPLEENRMCWPIPDAEIINNPEMTQNADLK; from the coding sequence ATGAAAAAGATAATACACTTTATATTGACCGTATCGGTATTTGCCGGCCTTTCATCCTGCGAAAAGTTCCTCGATGAAAAGCCCATCCATGCATTGACAGACGAAAACGCCATCACCAGCGCATCCAAAGCGAAAGCTGCCATTGGCGGCATCTATGCCACTTTCCAGAACGATAACTGGGCCGGCGCACTGTTTGGCGCGCATGCTTCCAAAGCAGGCTTCATGAACTATGTGCAGGGAGATTACAACATGGAGTACAGCCAGACCTCGGGTGGCAACACGGCTTGCTGGCAGGCGTTCTATAAAAGCCTGAACGCGGCAAACTTTGCAATTGCTGGTATCAGTCAATTACCGGCAGCCGCTATTTCCGCGGCAGAAAAAGATGCCATGCTCGCGGAAGCCAGGTGCCTCCGCGCCTGGGTCCACGCCAACCTGCTCTGGAATTACGGCCACTGGTGGTCAGACGATGCCGATCCGGACGGATTGCTGTATCGCGATGAAGTGATGGACCTGAAGAATGTACGCCGCGCACGCATCAGCGTAGGAGAAAGCTATGCGAAGATCTATGAGGACCTGGACGCCGCCATCGCCAGTCTGCATGATATCAGCTCACCCCGTTATGTGTCTAAACAATTCGCCCAGGCCCTCAAGGCCAAACTCCTCCTCTACCGGGGCGGTTACCAGAACGACCAGGTAGCCCTGAAAGCCTCGCTGGACCTGGTGAACGATGTACTGACGAACCATCCCGCCTCTTTTGCCATGGAAGCGGATATGAACGACATATACCGGAACGCCTGGGATTCTAAAGAGAACCTCTTTGTACGATACCTGGAAGATAACGGCACCAGAACTTCCTCCGGAGGTTACTACTATACCTACGGGCTGGTGTACGCCGGCAACAAACTGCCGCTGCCCGTGGGCGGTACGCTCACCGCGGGCCTGCGTTACGGGGTGGACTGGTTCAAGGCCGATCCCCGCTGGGACGTAGCTACCGGCCCCGTACGCTCACCGGAAACCTGGGACAATACCTTCAACCACACTTTCAAAAAGGTATGCAGGCTCGGTTCTTACGCCGGCAGGAACACCAGTCCCACAGACGAGAAATATGCCGCCTATTATTTCCGCTTTGCGGAGCTGTACCTGATGAAAGCGGAACTGCTGGCCAGAACCGGCGCTACCGCCGCCGCCGCCATTGCTCCGGTGAATGAAATGCGGGCCAGAAGAACAACACCCGCGCTGCCTGCCCTTGTACCCGCCGATATCAACGATGCCATGAACATGATCTTCAAAGAGATATTCATAGAGCTGTGCCTCGAAAATGGCAGCGAGTTCTTTGCGGCTGTACGTTTCAAGAACAACGGGCAACCCTGGATCGTCACCATCAAGGATGCAAAACCGCTGGAAGAAAACCGGATGTGCTGGCCCATACCTGATGCCGAGATCATCAACAATCCGGAAATGACACAAAATGCTGACCTAAAATAA
- a CDS encoding DUF4465 domain-containing protein, with translation MKRYSFLSVILLSAILFACKKEDKGVAVPVPHDITFEELEPGELSFVIPDGPFSAGNASSGRVTLNTKKNPDGSFTGFAMSGKNWRSYPWNLSPDFAPATVTPEQVKAAIDSCIFSVYTTRPNYTGNYVVASVKDDDAAITLDRPAVVEHILVANTTYNYLLETYGSTFSGTLNPTTQAYDMSGTKVRNPNNSNTSTERYGRFTLPGPGGATLISLAGQETLAKRAAGTAAADAARLAGKSDEQVAADSTAAAEATAKGFVKLTAQGFNAEKSVGEVDFWLAIRTNVDPALPAYNIILGDWYKMDLSALGTVDKIIFRLSSSDTDGSGNMRTPPYFCLDGIRIRQ, from the coding sequence ATGAAGCGATATTCTTTTCTCTCTGTCATACTCCTCTCCGCCATTCTCTTTGCCTGCAAAAAGGAGGATAAAGGTGTAGCAGTGCCTGTTCCGCATGATATCACCTTTGAAGAGCTGGAGCCCGGCGAACTTTCTTTCGTTATACCGGACGGCCCGTTCTCGGCCGGGAATGCCAGCAGCGGCAGGGTGACGCTGAACACCAAAAAGAACCCGGACGGCTCGTTTACGGGATTTGCCATGTCCGGCAAAAACTGGCGCTCCTACCCCTGGAACCTGAGCCCGGACTTCGCACCGGCAACCGTAACACCGGAGCAGGTGAAAGCTGCGATAGATTCCTGCATTTTCAGCGTGTACACCACACGGCCCAACTATACCGGGAACTATGTAGTAGCCAGCGTGAAAGATGATGACGCCGCCATTACGCTGGACAGGCCTGCTGTAGTAGAGCACATTCTCGTAGCCAATACAACTTATAACTACCTGCTGGAAACATACGGCTCCACATTCTCCGGTACGCTCAACCCCACCACGCAGGCTTATGACATGAGCGGAACAAAGGTCAGGAATCCAAACAATTCCAATACCTCCACCGAACGCTATGGCAGGTTCACCTTGCCCGGTCCCGGTGGTGCCACCCTGATCAGCCTCGCCGGACAGGAAACACTGGCCAAACGTGCGGCTGGAACTGCCGCAGCGGATGCCGCAAGGCTCGCTGGCAAATCTGACGAACAGGTAGCCGCAGATTCCACCGCTGCCGCTGAAGCCACCGCAAAAGGTTTTGTAAAACTGACCGCACAGGGCTTCAACGCGGAGAAATCCGTGGGCGAAGTGGATTTCTGGCTGGCCATCCGTACGAACGTAGACCCAGCCCTGCCGGCGTACAACATCATCCTGGGCGACTGGTATAAAATGGACCTGAGCGCGCTGGGTACGGTGGACAAGATCATCTTCCGCCTCTCCTCATCGGATACCGATGGCTCGGGGAATATGCGCACACCGCCTTACTTTTGCCTTGACGGCATCAGGATACGCCAATAA